The Caulifigura coniformis genome includes a region encoding these proteins:
- a CDS encoding sulfatase-like hydrolase/transferase codes for MTRLCLLAFCLSLAASASAAEKPNILFLVGDDMGYADVGFHGCKDIPTPNLDALARSSVRFTNGYVSGPYCSPTRAGLLTGRYQTRFGHEFNPGGDGDGGALGLPVSETLIPARLKSAGYATALTGKWHLGSAEQFHPQRRGFDDFFGFLGGAHDYFNERGILRGNEPAGTGEYLTDVIGREAVKFMESKKGSPWFLYVAFNAVHTPMQADDARLRKFESITDPQRRKYAAMMFAMDEAIGKILKAVEESGQAQNTLVAFISDNGGPTMNGVTVNGSINTPFRGSKRTTLEGGIHVPFLLRWPSQFQAGVYEQPVIQLDLTATALAAAGVDPSSAKLDGVDLRPHLSGSVKKPPHDALYWRFGQQMAIRNGNLKLVRYDSNADTNTGKGGQPVTEAKLYDLEADAGESKDLAAAMPEKVKELQAKWDRWNEGNVEPLWGSSRGGGRGQRRQQRQEATK; via the coding sequence ATGACGCGTCTCTGCCTGCTGGCGTTCTGCCTGAGCCTTGCGGCCTCGGCCTCGGCTGCTGAAAAGCCGAACATCCTGTTCCTCGTCGGTGACGACATGGGTTACGCGGATGTCGGATTCCACGGCTGCAAAGACATCCCGACGCCGAATCTCGATGCGCTGGCCCGGTCGAGCGTGCGGTTCACGAACGGCTACGTCTCGGGACCGTATTGCTCGCCGACACGGGCGGGCCTGCTGACCGGCCGCTACCAGACACGGTTTGGCCACGAGTTCAATCCGGGCGGGGATGGCGACGGAGGCGCGCTGGGCCTGCCGGTTTCCGAAACACTGATTCCGGCGCGGCTCAAGTCGGCCGGGTATGCCACGGCGCTCACCGGCAAGTGGCACCTCGGCTCGGCCGAGCAGTTCCACCCGCAGCGGCGCGGCTTCGATGACTTCTTCGGATTCCTGGGCGGCGCCCACGACTACTTCAACGAGCGGGGCATCCTCCGCGGCAACGAGCCGGCCGGGACAGGCGAATACCTGACCGACGTAATCGGCCGAGAGGCGGTGAAGTTCATGGAATCGAAGAAGGGATCTCCATGGTTCCTGTATGTCGCCTTCAATGCGGTCCACACGCCCATGCAGGCCGACGACGCCCGCCTGAGGAAGTTCGAATCGATCACCGACCCGCAGCGACGGAAGTATGCGGCGATGATGTTCGCCATGGACGAGGCGATCGGAAAGATCCTGAAAGCTGTCGAGGAATCAGGACAGGCGCAGAACACGCTGGTGGCGTTCATCAGCGACAACGGCGGTCCGACCATGAACGGAGTGACCGTCAACGGCAGCATCAACACGCCGTTCCGGGGGTCGAAGAGGACAACCCTCGAGGGGGGGATTCATGTGCCGTTCCTGCTCCGCTGGCCGAGCCAGTTCCAGGCAGGCGTGTACGAGCAGCCGGTGATCCAGCTCGACCTGACGGCGACCGCCCTTGCGGCAGCCGGGGTCGATCCATCGTCCGCGAAGCTGGATGGCGTCGATCTGCGCCCTCATCTCTCCGGCAGCGTGAAGAAGCCGCCGCATGACGCCCTGTACTGGCGGTTCGGGCAGCAGATGGCGATCCGGAACGGAAACCTGAAACTCGTCCGCTACGACAGCAACGCCGACACGAACACAGGGAAAGGCGGGCAGCCGGTGACCGAAGCGAAGCTGTACGACCTGGAGGCCGATGCGGGGGAATCGAAGGACCTTGCAGCGGCGATGCCTGAGAAGGTGAAAGAGCTGCAGGCGAAATGGGATCGCTGGAACGAGGGGAACGTCGAACCGTTGTGGGGCAGCTCCCGGGGCGGTGGCCGCGGACAACGGCGGCAACAGCGCCAGGAAGCCACGAAATGA
- a CDS encoding GlcG/HbpS family heme-binding protein: MKSMARGLVLASVAAGSVLGVSICGHSQEQSAGPPLVTRGRVALNLAGAELIISRAREKAVEMKLKVNVAVVDEGGHLLAFARMDQARPASAPTAITKATAAATLRQPTGPVRRGEAEADVLLNVALQNAAAASGGKMTSLFGGVPVVVDGQVIGAVGVGGATGEQDAEIARAGIDALIKQL; this comes from the coding sequence ATGAAATCGATGGCTCGCGGTCTGGTTCTGGCGTCCGTTGCGGCGGGCAGCGTCCTGGGGGTGTCGATCTGCGGCCACAGCCAGGAGCAGTCTGCCGGCCCGCCCCTGGTCACACGAGGCCGCGTGGCGCTCAACCTGGCTGGCGCCGAGCTGATCATTTCCCGAGCGCGGGAGAAGGCCGTCGAGATGAAACTGAAGGTCAATGTCGCCGTCGTCGACGAAGGGGGGCACCTGCTCGCCTTCGCGCGCATGGATCAGGCACGTCCCGCCAGCGCTCCAACAGCTATCACGAAAGCAACCGCGGCCGCCACGCTGCGGCAGCCGACCGGGCCGGTTCGTCGCGGCGAGGCCGAAGCGGATGTGCTCCTCAACGTCGCCTTGCAGAATGCCGCCGCCGCGAGCGGGGGGAAGATGACCAGCCTGTTCGGCGGCGTGCCGGTGGTCGTCGACGGGCAGGTCATTGGCGCCGTAGGAGTCGGCGGAGCGACGGGAGAGCAGGACGCCGAGATCGCCAGGGCGGGGATCGACGCACTGATCAAGCAGCTGTAA